One Brassica napus cultivar Da-Ae chromosome A1, Da-Ae, whole genome shotgun sequence genomic region harbors:
- the LOC106350238 gene encoding uncharacterized protein LOC106350238 isoform X1 encodes MTFLCNFVRRRLRTLLRTFSREDPDLQVKLGFTDTLLTLRNFRFDVPQLNQLLDGSSFSFEGFTVDYLVIRFSVWSAPAIQIEIRGVHVKLTARGTEEGSSGRVQASRETVANEIKKVMSSIDPEGCFLHEILERMMDGTSQRSKLKTSFSNLALRHFRIQIHGINVQVCFPGLSDLGCVLEINELRSDSEDSGNLGLLRSSATAVLFPLSRSSLTLSGHGFKIGYKRSNDDTHELCAFDSLVVLITLHNLQFTDLIVRVPELSFSFRPTDIPVLMGLSKLSSKASNSVRSGRYLWKVAARRSGLMISPHTSSFQNLVSAVILWIRYVNAYEYLLSLAGYSRKMPEKSSLWKVSENKRQFVTARRKWDMICDIEKELPAEAIARARRVARYRTCLNSQNANDDYEETSLYGHFSFLCQITWGLAYIWRLISRAFWSIACFLSFKKLSTQELQTDGNNEDDSERVSLEFHAVVNLGRLSITFYPEKMISGSMSSKDSAEHLDSNVVILCLSVDEFLVMHTADCLNQWSSASCGKLKIESSSFIKTSRFMRSTKDPSTSTERNKKHMREDVKTILEMDPAQPILLSKTVNNHGNDRQEGILHLQNLLREMWSNWNIKCLKLDRSTFKVSDNPCVLVDTKSCMAYEDAGNQDFGIWKCGMLLGKFDIVLDYSSLFSMALLIWQTQQCQSLVVDGITGGVHSSSLVTGGVNPEMASSDEYGIYRRIIELSLHKVHPERQIQVGIIVGGPQVKLLVEKAEEVDCLTGQKDLLLFDIHDLEFVVWPTSKSDLMPLRMFQGPDSTRSDRPSLHELGLTDTMIPSSGKYVSQGRNYLSSHLGFSGFDCSFCKMAEKKWRQFFVLRPVTICFSSLREHVYSFSEAIIDFSTGLDVLVLGLTIVSKTDDLSAYFQMLLSLVSGLSRGLSGSSSAGHSLGQGVLRSDAVHVEHEIEKTFCKTLFAVKASIKVRALDVIFDVPVTEKFEKPTELADSRIWSSVQEACAELSCEEQGFLVNLDFCELQSTLFRYRDNIWKSSGNFIIESSPVRSHDILFEACLSSCILSVCMNFSSRSARGVACRMADGSPGNAPTENEPTTNRVQAQREVDQLDSASDSALSNSTRWIHIDLALTNLLVARCSTKHVLVEIRRSSNFVTSVSIGRNFELVFCRVKGGLFVLEPEALIGLIHGFSAYLHFISSKMSVIQSSALDFEEVKADTGVSEVNIPSQQANRYLVEAFSIDVIQFALGFVCVDEYGGIREIVLEITLHSSLDSAGSEQKFLCEVSRLSVLSKILESVERDINITQFSSPAFSESSFISGAPLETSFQQRDVISSGDSTSVSGDFNGLRESSMNRNLEEEFHSRYKNYILEDLRVSASVKKQEITGHQFSQAWEGGCSVLGFDITISLSELQMVLSMLSSFSALPGGENTPASLERPSFNSEPERSFESVVPDGAIVAIQDIHQHMFFTVEDRGDKCVVAGTLHYSLVGERALFRVTYHRHQGWNSSVLWFSLTSLYAKNSKGEPLRLNYHSRSDIVNVSGLYDNAPTLFQASVGESQNYKGDIDWETYRKLVKDSFYLVNKKGDSGVAFVDGVPEFVRKPGNPFKFKVFRESLATRNITSVVPPEINDSETQSVMNSSPPSITVTVDAVSLTIVHELSETRDRFPLFRGSINMSQLTLQILSCKVRIMSTSNVLVLYFDAQTNQWREFIHPVEVSAFYRSTFQTQDLENTIHKVPSHVYCRIGKLEVFVTELSLDMLLFMLGKLEVAGPFSVKTSVILSNCCKIENLSGLDLTCRFNEKQTVTVGRKQTASIFLRHSMNHQSETPPVAAVQLSSGNFVTSSINVSLLEARTLAWRTRIVSLQDSRSHPGPFIVVDVEKGFEDGLSISVSPLTRIHNETSLPMEIRFQRSKQKKDVFASVPLKPGGSIDDSVAAFNAISLSGDLKKALTSLAVGNFSLSFRPKSLEKVSESEKSLASEWSEELEGGKAVRLTGIFDKLSYGVKRALAIKSVNVSLTTTHCSVTSENQSVDKVHFLIHSIGREVSIIRPDASSDVFERRNACIALREQKEIFLLPTVQVSNFLSSEAAIFLTETDQLTSMEKHSIGKHATVQSGKTMDFYANPDMIYFRVTLTATQTSCKPVNSGQWVKKLQKQKNDAESLDVGLDFAGGKYSASLRLSLGKRGVLEAAVFTPYILKNDSDCTLFFYPPDQKPLSGEDLEKLDHIVPPEFGLYLPKKTEGSWFVRSRKLKVILADGHGATEAVLDLDALSGLTEISLGTKDDSGVRYITRFGLSVKSISSKMFVPSRIVTFVPRHLVINESEEAINIRQRYFQEDSVGIITIKSKQRAALRLQEETTLRKERHLFENFIRKHGSDNANPLTFIQFRLNKANWSWSGPLCITSIGCFFLKFRRQSAETGRGAIEFATVNVTEEGSTLAVRFQKPPNTPPPYRIENFLSASLTYYQKDSSEIEVLGPGNGADYAWDDMTLPHKLVVIVDGMIPLREVSLDKVRPWKPLFKATQHRSIASHLMLEKKAKDHKTAYEQLSSMPMVKVGYEVYADGLTRVIRICEVSKSHKGDSVFRSRSKVQFRITHLGIQLLEKVKQNTEEKTVLSYSPILVARLDNFGLQSMFTDQQKFNQLCIEALNVDHKWVGAPFAAMLRQHHSDSSEGNGCLFKCVFVLASSGSSVTQVKHASIVLQPVNLNLDEETLMRVVPFWRSSLSTNTQSSQYYFDNFEIHPIKIIANFVPGSSYSSYNSAQETLRSLLHSVVKVPQIKNMVVELNGVLVTHALITVRELVLRCVKHYSWYAMRAIYIAKGSPLLPPAFASMFDDFASSSLDAFFDPSRGLVNVPGLTVGTFKLLSKFIDNKGLSGTRRYFGDLGKTLRTAGSNVVFAALTEISDSILRGAEMKGLDGLVSGFHHGVLKLAMEPSVIGTALMEGGPDRTIKLDRSPGIDELYIEGYLQAMLDTMYRQEYLRVKVIDDQVFLKNLPPSNSLIDEMIDRVKDFLESRGLLKGDPSSSRLRRRLHGDKEWKIGPTVMTLCEHIFVSFAIRILRQQATKFISGRRPKKEEEADASDTGPSTAIVPLLDDKEKKKMKFRWKAGIGQFVASGIVAYIDGRLCRQIPNPIARRIVSGFLLSFLDKSNDQ; translated from the exons ATGACGTTCCTTTGCAATTTCGTCCGACGGAGACTCCGTACTCTGTTGCGAACTTTTTCTCGGGAAGATCCTGATCTCCAGGTCAAATTAGGGTTTACTGATACTCTTCTCACATTAAGGAACTTCCGATTCGATGTTCCTCAGCTTAATCAGCTCCTCGATGGATCTAGTTTCTCATTCGAAGGCTTTACCGTCGACTACCTGGTTATTCGCTTCTCCGTGTGGTCAGCTCCGGCAATTCAGATCGAAATTCGCGGTGTCCATGTCAAATTGACGGCTAG AGGGACGGAGGAAGGAAGCTCAGGTAGGGTGCAAGCGTCACGTGAAACTGTAGCGAATGAGATAAAGAAAGTTATGTCGTCTATTGATCCCGAG GGATGCTTCTTACACGAAATCTTGGAAAGAATGATGGACGGCACTTCTCAGAGAAGTAAGCTCAAGACTTCTTTCTCGAATCTTGCTCTCAGGCACTTCCGTATTCAGATACATGGTATTAATGTTCAAGTCTGTTTCCCGGGTTTGAGTGACTTGGGTTGCGTTCTTGAAATCAACGAGCTGAGGAGTGATTCTGAGGATTCTGGGAACCTTGGTTTATTGAGGAGTTCAGCTACTGCAGTTTTATTCCCTTTGAGCCGTAGTTCCTTGACACTGAGTGGCCATGGTTTCAAGATTGGATATAAGAGGAGTAATGATGATACCCATGAACTTTGTGCATTTGACAGTCTTGTTGTTCTGATTACGCTGCATAATCTTCAATTTACTGATCTGATCGTCCGTGTTCCAGAGTTAAGCTTCTCGTTTAGACCCACCGATATTCCGGTTTTAATGGGATTGTCGAAGTTATCATCCAAAGCTAGCAATTCTGTCAGAAGTGGGCGCTATCTTTGGAAAGTAGCTGCTCGCAGAAGTGGCTTGATGATCTCGCCTCACACTAGCTCGTTCCAGAATTTAGTTAGTGCTGTTATCCTCTGGATCCGATACGTGAATGCTTATGAGTATTTGTTATCTTTAGCTGGGTACTCTAGGAAAATGCCAGAGAAATCATCACTCTGGAAAGTTTCAGAAAACAAAAGGCAGTTTGTGACTGCAAGACGTAAATGGGATATGATATGTGATATTGAGAAAGAGCTCCCTGCTGAAGCAATCGCACGGGCGCGGAGAGTAGCCCGATACAGAACTTGCCTGAATTCTCAGAATGCTAATGATGATTATGAAGAAACTTCCTTATATGGCCACTTCAGTTTTTTGTGTCAGATCACCTGGGGTTTAGCTTATATCTGGAGACTTATTAGTAGAGCATTCTGGTCTATAGCCTGCTTTCTCTCGTTCAAGAAATTGTCGACCCAAGAACTACAAACTGATGGGAACAACGAAGATGATTCCGAGCGGGTATCTCTTGAGtttcatgcagttgtcaatctTGGGAGACTTTCTATCACATTTTATCCAGAGAAAATGATTTCAGGTTCGATGTCATCAAAAGATAGTGCTGAACACTTGGACTCAAATGTTGTCATTCTTTGCCTTTCAGTTGATGAGTTTTTGGTAATGCATACTGCTGACTGTCTTAATCAGTGGTCGTCTGCTTCCTGTGGGAAACTGAAGATTGAGTCTTCTAGTTTTATAAAAACCAGTCGTTTCATGAGATCTACAAAAGATCCCAGTACTTCTACGGAAAGAAATAAGAAGCATATGCGTGAAGATGTGAAAACTATCCTAGAGATGGACCCAGCACAGCCAATCCTACTTTCCAAAACAGTTAACAATCATGGCAATGATCGACAGGAAGGCATTCTGCATCTGCAAAATCTTCTGAGAGAAATGTGGTCGAACTGGAACATCAAATGCTTGAAGTTGGATAGAAGTACTTTCAAAGTTTCTGATAACCCTTGTGTACTCGTTGATACTAAAAGCTGCATGGCATATGAGGATGCTGGTAACCAAGATTTTGGAATCTGGAAATGCGGCATGTTGTTGGGGAAGTTCGATATTGTTTTAGATTATTCATCGTTGTTTTCAATGGCTCTGCTAATTTGGCAGACACAACAGTGTCAAAGCTTAGTTGTAGACGGAATTACTGGTGGGGTTCATTCAAGTTCTTTGGTAACAGGTGGTGTTAATCCTGAAATGGCTAGTTCTGACGAATATGGGATCTATAGAAGAATTATTGAACTGTCTTTGCATAAAGTTCATCCTGAGAGACAGATTCAGGTTGGCATAATTGTTGGTGGTCCACAGGTCAAATTGCTGGTGGAGAAGGCTGAAGAAGTGGATTGTTTAACTGGGCAGAAAGATCTTCTTTTATTTGATATCCATGATCTTGAGTTTGTGGTCTGGCCGACTTCAAAATCTGACCTGATGCCATTAAGGATGTTTCAAGGGCCTGACAGCACAAGATCAGATAGGCCTTCGCTTCATGAGCTGGGGCTAACTGATACTATGATTCCAAGTTCTGGAAAATATGTTTCTCAGGGACGGAATTATCTGTCCTCACACCTAGGGTTTTCtggttttgattgttctttctgCAAAATGgcagagaagaagtggagacaATTTTTTGTATTGAGACCCGTAACTATCTGCTTTTCATCCTTAAG AGAGCATGTTTATTCCTTTAGCGAAGCTATTATCGATTTCTCAACTGGTTTGGATGTGTTGGTGCTGGGACTGACTATTGTATCAAAAACAGATGACCTAAGTGCTTACTTTCAG ATGCTTCTGAGCTTAGTTTCTGGGCTATCCCGTGGTTTGAGCGGCTCTAGCTCTGCGGGTCATTCACTGGGACAAGGGGTTCTCAGGTCTGACGCAGTGCATGTGGAACATGAGATCGAGAAGACTTTTTGCAAAACTCTTTTTGCAGTGAAAGCGAGCATTAAGGTGAGGGCTCTAGATGTGATATTTGATGTTCCTGTAACAGAAAAATTTGAGAAGCCAACGGAGCTAGCAGATTCGAGAATCTGGTCTTCTGTCCAGGAAGCATGCGCTGAACTATCTTGTGAAGAACAGGGGTTTTTGGTCAATCTTGATTTTTGTGAGCTCCAATCTACACTCTTCAGATATAGGGATAATATATGGAAGAGTTCTGGCAACTTTATCATAGAATCTTCACCGGTCAGGTCACATGATATCTTGTTTGAAGCATGTCTTTCTAGCTGCATATTGAGTGTGTGTATGAATTTCTCAAGCCGATCAGCTCGAGGAGTCGCCTGTCGTATGGCTGATGGTTCTCCAGGAAACGCACCAACAGAAAATGAACCTACTACAAATAGAGTTCAGGCTCAAAGAGAAGTAGACCAGTTGGATTCTGCTTCAGACTCTGCACTGTCCAATTCAACCCGTTGGATACACATCGATTTAGCATTGACTAACTTACTTGTAGCGAGGTGCTCAACAAAACATGTCTTGGTTGAAATTCGTCGGTCAAGTAACTTCGTAACATCGGTCTCTATTGGGAGAAATTTTGAGTTAGTTTTCTGTAGAGTCAAG GGTGGTCTTTTTGTCCTTGAACCAGAGGCCTTGATAGGGTTAATTCATGGTTTTTCCGCGTACCTTCATTTCATTTCAAGTAAGATGTCAGTGATTCAATCTTCTGCGCTAGATTTTGAGGAAGTAAAAGCTGATACAGGTGTCAGTGAAGTTAATATTCCTTCTCAACAAGCAAATCGGTACCTCGTGGAGGCGTTTTCTATAGATGTCATCCAGTTTGCACTGGGTTTTGTCTGTGTTGATGAATATG GAGGTATAAGGGAAATTGTTCTGGAGATCACTCTGCACAGTTCCCTTGATTCAGCAGGCAGCGAACAAAAGTTTCTTTGTGAAGTTTCTCGCCTGTCAGTTCTTTCTAAGATTCTTGAGAGCGTGGAAAGGGACATAAATATTACACAATTTTCTTCTCCAGCATTTAGTGAATCTTCTTTTATATCTGGTGCTCCTCTTGAAACATCATTTCAGCAAAGGGATGTAATCAGTTCAGGTGATAGCACAAGTGTTTCAGGAGATTTTAATGGTCTAAGAGAATCTTCTATGAACAGGAATTTAGAGGAAGAGTTTCACTCTCGgtataaaaactatattttggaAGACCTACGTGTCTCTGCATCTGTTAAGAAGCAAGAAATTACCGGTCACCAGTTTAGCCAGGCCTGGGAAGGCGGTTGTTCTGTTCTAGGATTTGATATAACCATTTCTCTGTCAGAATTGCAG ATGGTCCTTTCAATGCTTTCATCCTTTTCTGCGTTACCTGGAGGAGAAAATACTCCAGCTTCTTTAGAAAGGCCTTCATTCAATAGTGAACCTGAAAGAAGTTTTGAGTCTGTAGTTCCTGATG GAGCGATTGTTGCTATTCAAGATATACACCAACATATGTTCTTCACAGTGGAAGATAGGGGGGACAAGTGTGTTGTGGCTGGTACCCTTCATTATTCTCTAGTCGGAGAAAGAGCTCTTTTCAGG GTCACCTACCACCGCCATCAAGGATGGAATTCATCCGTCTTATGGTTCTCCTTGACATCTTTGTATGCCAAAAACAGTAAAGGAGAGCCATTACGGTTAAACTATCATTCAAGGTCAGATATTGTTAACGTCTCCGGACTTTATGACAATGCACCAACACTCTTTCAGGCTTCTGTTGGTGAATCCCAAAATTATAAGGGTGACATCGACTGGGAGACATACCGTAAATTGGTGAAAGATTCATTTTACCTCGTCAACAAGAAGGGTGATTCAGGTGTTGCATTTGTCGATGGTGTTCCAGAATTTGTCCGGAAGCCAGGAAATCCATTCAAGTTTAAAGTGTTTCGTGAAAGTTTGGCGACTCGTAATATTACATCAGTGGTACCTCCTGAGATCAATGATTCTGAAACGCAATCTGTGATGAACTCTTCTCCCCCTTCTATTACCGTTACAGTTGACGCCGTATCTCTGACCATTGTTCATGAACTTTCAGAAACAAGGGACAGATTTCCCCTGTTTCGTGGTTCAATCAATATGTCTCAGCTAACTTTACAAATCCTATCTTGTAAAGTCAGGATTATGAGCACATCAAACGTTTTAGTGCTGTACTTTGATGCTCAGACAAACCAATG GCGGGAATTTATACATCCAGTTGAAGTTAGTGCTTTCTACCGTTCAACTTTTCAGACCCAGGATCTTGAAAATACTATTCACAAAGTACCTAGCCATGTTTACTGCCGAATTGGAAAG TTGGAAGTCTTTGTAACCGAGCTGTCATTGGATATGCTCCTTTTTATGCTTGGGAAACTGGAGGTTGCTGGACCATTTTCTGTGAAAACCTCCGTTATTCTTTCCAATTGTTGCAAG ATAGAAAACCTTTCTggccttgacctcacatgccgTTTCAATGAGAAACAGACTGTCACAGTTGGTAGAAAGCAAACTGCTTCGATTTTTCTGCG GCATTCAATGAACCATCAATCAGAAACTCCTCCAGTGGCTGCGGTCCAGCTATCTTCTGGAAATTTCGTAACTTCTTCTATCAACGTTTCGTTGTTAGAAGCCAGAACACTAGCTTGGAGAACTAGGATAGTATCACTCCAAG ATTCAAGGAGTCATCCTGGACCGTTTATTGTTGTTGATGTTGAGAAGGGATTTGAG GATGGTTTATCGATCTCAGTTTCTCCTTTGACAAGGATTCATAATGAAACTAGTCTTCCGATGGAGATACGTTTCCAACGATCTAAGCAGAAGAAAGATGTTTTTGCTTCTGTACCTCTAAAGCCTGGTGGTTCAATTGATGATTCAGTGGCAGCATTTAACGCCATAAGCTTATCGGGAGATCTGAAGAAGGCATTGACATCTTTAGCTGTTG GTAATTTTTCACTCTCGTTCAGACCTAAATCTCTGGAAAAAGTTTCTGAGAGTGAGAAGTCACTGGCAAGTGAATGGTCTGAAGAGCTAGAAGGAGGGAAGGCGGTACGCCTAACAGgaatttttgataaattaagTTATGGAGTTAAAAGGGCTTTAGCTATCAAATCAGTGAACGTCTCCTTGACTACTACACATTGCTCTGTCACATCTGAAAATCAGTCTGTCGACAAGGTGCATTTTCTGATCCACAGCATTGGGAGGGAAGTCTCTATTATACGGCCTGATGCATCCTCTGATGTGTTTGAGAGACGGAATGCATGTATTGCATTGCGAGAGCAGAAGGAAATTTTTCTTTTGCCCACCGTGCAGGTGTCCAACTTCCTGTCCTCCGAAGCAGCCATTTTTTTGACAGAGACTG ATCAGTTAACGTCGATGGAGAAGCACAGCATTGGCAAGCATGCGACAGTACAGAGCGGAAAAACAATGGATTTCTATGCTAATCCTGACATGATATACTTTAGAGTTACTCTCACTGCTACCCAAACGAGCTGCAAACCAGTCAACAGTGGTCAGTGGGTTAAGAAGTTACAGAAACAGAAAAATGATGCAGAATCTTTGGATGTTGGTCTTGATTTTGCTGGTGGGAAATACTCTGCTTCCTTGAGATTGTCGTTAGGAAAAAGAGGCGTACTGGAG GCAGCCGTTTTCACGCCGTACATTCTTAAAAACGACTCAGATTGCACCTTGTTTTTCTACCCCCCTGATCAAAAGCCTCTATCCGG GGAAGATTTGGAGAAACTTGATCACATTGTACCCCCTGAGTTTGGATTGTATTTGCCCAAAAAGACAGAGGGGTCGTGGTTTGTAAG ATCTCGCAAGCTTAAGGTTATATTGGCTGATGGTCATGGGGCAACTGAAGCAGTGTTGGATTTGGATGCTTTATCAGGACTTACAGAAattagtttgggaacaaaagaTGACTCTGGAGTTCGATATATAACAAGGTTTGGGTTGTCAGTTAAATCAATCTCAAGTAAGATGTTTGTTCCATCGCGGATTGTGACTTTTGTTCCGAGACATCTTGTAATCAATGAATCGGAGGAGGCCATCAACATCCGCCAACGCTATTTTCAG GAGGACTCTGTAGGCATAATCACCATCAAAAGTAAGCAGAGAGCAGCCTTACGATTGCAGGAGGAAACTACACTGAGAAAAGAACGTCATCTGTTCGAAAATTTTATCAGAAAGCACGGAAGTGACAATGCTAATCCTTTGACATTCATTCAGTTCCGGTTGAACAAGGCAAATTGGAGTTGGTCAGGCCCACTATGCATCACATCAATTGGATGTTTTTTCCTCAAGTTCAGAAGGCAGTCAGCTGAAACAGGCAGAGGCGCAATTGAATTCGCAACTGTAAATGTTACTGAAGAAGGATCAACTCTTGCTGTGCGCTTCCAAAAACCACCAAATACCCCACCACCATATCGAATTGAGAATTTCTTGTCTGCATCTCTCACTTACTACCAAAAG GATTCATCAGAGATTGAAGTACTTGGACCCGGAAATGGTGCTGATTATGCATGGGATGATATGACCCTTCCTCACAAGCTTGTAGTTATAGTAGATG ggaTGATACCTCTGCGTGAAGTCAGCTTAGATAAGGTTCGTCCATGGAAACCCCTTTTCAAGGCAACTCAACACCGAAGCATAGCCTCCCACTTAATGTTGGAAAAGAAAGCCAAAGATCATAAAACGGCCTACGAGCAATTGAGTAGCATGCCGATGGTAAAGGTCGGATATGAAGTATATGCAGATGGTCTGACTCGAGTCATTCGCATCTGTGAAGTTTCAAAAAGCCATAAGGGAGACTCAGTATTCCGTTCACGTTCAAAAGTTCAATTCCGGATAACCCATTTAGGAATTCAGTTACTTGAAAAAGTGAAGCAA AATACGGAGGAGAAAACTGTCCTGTCATATTCTCCGATCCTAGTGGCAAGGCTAGATAATTTTGGTCTACAATCCATGTTTACTGACCAACAGAAATTTAACCAACTATGTATAGAG GCTCTGAATGTTGATCACAAATGGGTAGGGGCACCCTTTGCAGCCATGCTTCGTCAGCATCATTCAGATTCCAGTGAGGGAAATGGTTGTCTATTCAAATGTGTATTTGTTCTAGCATCGAGCGGATCCAGCGTCACACAAGTCAAGCACGCCTCAATAGTTTTGCAG CCAGTCAATTTGAACCTAGACGAAGAGACTTTGATGAGAGTTGTGCCATTTTGGAGATCGTCTCTCAGTACAAATACGCAAAGTAGTCAATATTATTTTGACAATTTTGAAATTCACCCAATAAAG ATAATTGCTAATTTTGTTCCTGGGAGTTCATACTCGAGCTATAATTCCGCTCAAGAAACTCTGAGGTCATTGCTGCATAGTGTTGTTAAG GTTCCACAGATAAAAAACATGGTTGTCGAGCTAAATGGTGTACTGGTCACTCATGCATTGATAACGGTTCGCGAGCTAGTTCTCCGATGTGTAAAACATTACTCATG GTATGCAATGAGAGCAATCTACATTGCAAAAGGCAGTCCATTACTTCCGCCAGCTTTCGCATCCATGTTTGATGATTTTGCATCTTCCTCTCTTGATGCCTTTTTTGATCCTTCTCGAGGCTTGGTGAACGTCCCTGGTTTGACAGTGG GCACCTTCAAACTCCTCAGCAAATTTATTGATAACAAAGGATTGTCAGGGACAAGACGTTACTTTGGTGATCTTGGGAAAACT CTAAGAACAGCAGGATCGAATGTCGTCTTCGCTGCTCTTACGGAAATCTCAGACTCTATTCTGAGGGGTGCAGAAATGAAAGGGCTTGATGGACTG GTTAGCGGTTTCCACCATGGAGTCCTAAAATTAGCGATGGAACCTTCGGTGATAGGAACAGCTTTGATGGAAGGTGGACCTGATAGAACAATCAAGCTTGATCGTAGTCCCGGTATTGATGAG TTATACATCGAAGGATACCTTCAAGCTATGCTGGATACAATGTATAGACAGGAGTATCTCAGAGTCAAAGTCATTGATGATCAG GTTTTCCTGAAAAACCTGCCACCGAGCAACTCTCTGATAGATGAGATGATAGACCGAGTCAAAGATTTTCTGGAAAGCAGGGGTTTGCTCAAAGGAGATCCTTCAAGCTCTCGTCTTCGTCGCCGTCTCCATGGAGATAAG GAATGGAAGATAGGGCCAACAGTGATGACATTATGTGAACATATCTTCGTAAGCTTTGCGATTCGCATACTTAGACAGCAAGCCACTAAGTTCATATCCGGTCGTAGgccaaagaaagaagaagaagcagatgcTAGTGACACTGGTCCCAGTACTGCAATAGTACCGCTACTTGATgacaaagagaaaaagaagatgaagtttAGGTGGAAAGCTGGTATTGGTCAGTTCGTAGCTTCAGGCATCGTAGCTTACATCGACGGACGTCTGTGTAGACAGATTCCTAATCCAATAGCTCGTCGGATTGTAAGTGGGTTTCTGCTAAGTTTTCTTGACAAAAGCAATGACCAATAA